One window of Myxococcales bacterium genomic DNA carries:
- a CDS encoding YaiI/YqxD family protein — translation MFPRSSKADSGGESGKYLLDSVVLRCSAPKSSERVGARLIEIFVDADACPVKDEVYQVAGRYGLHVVLVANSRMNVPPGADVELVVVDKGADLADDWIADNIRAGDVVITADIPLAARCLELGARVLGTNGRPFDRDMIGGALAMRELKTDLREVGTITGGPPPISTKDRSRFVSRLDQLVQQGLR, via the coding sequence ATGTTTCCCCGCAGCTCGAAGGCAGATTCGGGGGGCGAGAGTGGGAAATATCTCCTCGATAGTGTGGTGCTACGCTGCTCTGCGCCGAAATCGTCGGAACGCGTAGGAGCTCGCTTGATCGAGATTTTCGTCGACGCCGATGCCTGCCCCGTCAAGGACGAGGTCTACCAGGTCGCGGGACGCTATGGATTGCACGTCGTGCTGGTTGCGAATTCGCGCATGAACGTGCCTCCAGGAGCAGACGTCGAGCTTGTCGTGGTGGACAAGGGCGCGGACCTGGCGGACGACTGGATCGCGGACAATATCCGCGCGGGAGACGTCGTGATCACGGCAGATATCCCCCTCGCGGCGCGCTGCCTGGAGCTGGGCGCGAGGGTACTCGGCACAAACGGTCGACCGTTCGATCGCGACATGATTGGAGGCGCACTCGCCATGCGCGAACTCAAGACCGATCTGCGCGAGGTTGGGACGATCACCGGCGGGCCACCTCCAATCTCAACCAAGGATCGCTCGCGATTTGTATCGCGCCTCGATCAATTGGTTCAGCAGGGCCTGAGGTAG
- a CDS encoding PEP-CTERM sorting domain-containing protein — protein MNRNPAALKYPFAAGALVLLLALPWVSGASSTTNAMLSSSAGNSDLGLGDTTRSEGSIELDSAQEADALSELQTGAYPQTDPDLFARDDSADEEITGSGTLLAVPEPGTTLLMMLGLTGLGMLGRTNRR, from the coding sequence ATGAATAGAAATCCGGCAGCCTTGAAGTACCCATTCGCAGCGGGAGCCCTTGTGCTCCTGCTGGCGTTGCCATGGGTCAGTGGGGCGTCGTCGACAACGAATGCGATGCTGAGTTCGAGCGCTGGCAATTCTGACCTTGGACTCGGGGACACGACCCGATCTGAAGGCAGCATCGAACTCGATTCGGCTCAAGAGGCCGACGCCTTGAGCGAGCTCCAGACGGGCGCCTACCCCCAAACCGATCCGGATCTCTTTGCAAGGGACGACTCCGCCGATGAGGAGATCACAGGCTCCGGAACGTTGCTCGCTGTTCCAGAGCCCGGCACAACGCTTCTCATGATGCTCGGTTTGACTGGCCTCGGTATGTTGGGCCGCACGAACCGCCGGTAA
- a CDS encoding ion transporter has protein sequence MDQRARWRNQLRIVIFEADTPLGKAFDVALLWAILLSVLAVILESVSALRAEYGFALRAAEWTFTGLFTIEYLARLACAPRPVRYAFSFFGAVDLIAVAPTYLSLLIPGSQSMLVIRAIRLLRVARVLKLAHFLGEIQVLLTALRASRRKVIVFLGAVLIMVTILGSAMYLIEGEEAGFTSIPRGIYWAIVTMSTVGYGDITPQSIPGQALAAIVMIMGFAIIAVPTGIVTAEIVEAVRSKPVTTRVCMSCMSEGHDQSARFCKDCGTELEASEGA, from the coding sequence ATGGATCAGCGCGCACGCTGGCGCAACCAGTTGCGCATCGTAATTTTCGAGGCCGACACGCCGCTCGGCAAGGCGTTCGACGTCGCGTTGTTGTGGGCCATCTTGCTGAGCGTCTTGGCAGTGATACTCGAGAGCGTCAGCGCGCTGCGCGCGGAGTACGGGTTCGCGTTGCGCGCTGCGGAGTGGACCTTCACCGGACTCTTCACCATTGAATACCTGGCCCGACTCGCCTGCGCGCCACGCCCGGTTCGCTACGCGTTCAGCTTTTTCGGCGCGGTCGATTTGATCGCGGTGGCCCCCACCTATCTGAGTCTGCTCATCCCCGGGTCGCAGTCAATGCTGGTGATTCGGGCGATTCGACTTCTGCGCGTGGCCCGGGTGCTCAAGCTCGCGCACTTCCTGGGTGAGATCCAGGTGTTGCTAACCGCGTTGCGGGCCAGCCGCCGCAAGGTGATCGTGTTCTTGGGAGCCGTGCTGATCATGGTGACGATCCTCGGCTCTGCGATGTACTTGATTGAAGGCGAAGAGGCGGGCTTCACGAGTATTCCGCGCGGCATCTATTGGGCCATTGTCACGATGTCGACCGTTGGATACGGCGACATCACGCCTCAATCGATTCCGGGTCAGGCGCTGGCTGCGATCGTCATGATCATGGGTTTCGCGATCATTGCGGTTCCGACCGGAATCGTCACCGCCGAGATCGTCGAAGCCGTTCGGTCGAAGCCGGTCACGACCCGGGTCTGTATGTCCTGCATGAGTGAGGGTCACGATCAGTCAGCGCGATTCTGCAAGGACTGTGGTACTGAACTCGAGGCCAGCGAAGGCGCCTGA